The nucleotide window TGTGGCTATCCAGAAGCACAGTTAGAATTATGATGAATAGCGTGGTGGCAAGTATTTGCTAGATAAGCTGCGTTTGTATCTCCTTTCGCGGTATGGGGAGGAGGCaactgaaaaatgttttttcgaTATCCAGGAGCTGATAATTAAGACCCTCATCGCCACCTGCAAAGTCATTTCCAACGATAAGCGTTGCTTTGAACTTTACGGCTTCGATATCATGCTCGATGCCACCCTCAAGCCCTGGCTGATCGAGATAAACGGCAGTCCCTCCATGACTGCAAACACTCCTGTTGATAGGGCACTCAAGAATGGCCTGCTTGACGATACTCTCTCGATCGTCAATATTGAAAAATTGTAAAGTATTTATGATTCAGACTAACTGGAGAGGAGGAGCAGGTAGGCGGATTTGATCTAATTTATAAGAATAACAAGAGAGTAAGAAGCGGAGTGCGAAACATGAGCTTCCTTGGGTGCCTCAACAACAGACAGCAACACATGCGCAAGATGGCGAAGGCAGTAGCTTTGAGATTGGCCTAAAAAGCCAAAGAGGACCGTTTAAAGGAAGCACAGATGCAGGAAAAGACGAAGGACAACAAAAACGTGCGCAACAGGAGCACCAACGTGCCATCGAGTAACACCATAAAGCCACCCAACAGCAACACTGCGGCTATGAACAGGAGCGGAAACAACATGGTGGGACAGCTGGGACAGATCGGGCAGGCAGGACAGGTGAAACTTCCCAAAGTGACGACCGGAGTGGTCAGCAGCAGCGTCAGCAACACCTCCATGAAGGCCATTTCCACCACCAGCAAAGAGTAAAACCGCAAATGATTGCCTCTTTTTGTAATAAGCATCTCCGCTATAAAGTCACACAAACGCTGATCATTAATCTTACTTCCCCCAGAAGGTCAAAAATAATAGAGACGCTTCTAGTTAAGGAGATAGCAGCTATACTTGCTTGAGCGTGTGGGTTTTTGGCTGCtgctttaattttatttgcttgaaacataaaattattATGGCATAAGAAAATCTAACCTTCTACACGCTTAATGCCACCTGCACCACCTTCCCCCTTAAACAAAAAGTCTATGTCTTTTCACAACAAGGCTCCTCCTTTCATAAAACTGCCAGGAATCCAGAACGCTCAAGCCGCAGATCGAGAGCCAAGGATGACCTTGAACCACCTGCCAATATGCACAACTTCTGGAAGCCCTCACTCCCCTCAAAGAAGCTATTCGAGGATCCTCGCTTTTTCCTCTCACTCGAGCGCAAGAAGTTCAGGATCATCAACGGGATCAAGAACATGTCAATACTCAACGAGCGTGAGCCAGCCGAAAACGTCCTTCGTGGGAAGAAGCTAAAAGAGGGCAGCTTGAGTCTGCGTAAGGTAAGCAGCAGTATGTAACCTGCGGAGATGGAGgtggaaggaggaaggagagggtGGGAGCCGAGTAACCGCACCCCCTACCTCAATTTCAACATGCAGTATCTGATCAAAAGACGCAAGTCTATGACGCCCTCCCTCTACCACCCCCTCAACAACTCCCATTCCCACCAGCTCCACTGATATTTCAATCTAATATTATCCATCATTGGCATCTCATCACTTGCGTATGATCCGCAGCATCTTCACCACGATCAGCACCTTCATGTAGATAGTCACCATGTTCTCCACGAAACAACCGGAACTCTCCATCGCCAGACCCACTGCTATCACTAGAAGCCCCGAAAATAAACGTTCAGCCGTCCAAAAAGCTGTGGAGGGGATTCGGTTGGAGGGAAGCGATGTGTAGATCCACATGGTCAGCAGTCCGATCTCTGAGAGGCCGTGGAAGTGTCCCCCGCTATGCCAGATGTCCTCCTTGAGGAAGTAGAGCTTGATGAGGACCACGTTGATGTTCTCCTCATTGAGGAAGAAAAGCATAGAGAGCAGGAAGAACCCCCAGATGTTAAAGATGCCCAACGCCGACCCCACCAGACAGAGCCCAGATATCACAAGAAGCACGGTGTTGCTCCACTTCTTCTTTAGTGATATCTTGCCGCAAATGAAGACCAGTCCGCGAGTGATGTATTCCATAAGCAATCCGAAAGAAACTATGTACAGAGCATAGAAAAACTTACTCTCCACCTCTTATTTCCCTATCAGCAGTATTAAGTTGATAAGGAACTGCTCGATTAGCCGTTCTGACAGTCTCTGCTTCCGATATTCGCTGCAGAGCAAGGTGAAGACGATGAGATTGCGGAATAGCGACCAGTGCAAGAAGAATTGCCATGAAAACTATTACAGAATGTTGTCCTCCATGAAGCACTATCTTTCTCCTACGCTTGCTAGGAATCTCCTCTGGGTGTTCCCCTGTGAGAAGTGGATTGGGAAGAGCAGAAGCAGCCGTGGACAGACACTCACGATCCAATACTTGGAAAAGATGACTTGGGAAGCTGAAAAAAGCGCCTCCCGCTATAGAGGCAAGGGGTTAATTGGAGTCACTATTTTCTGTTTTGAGACGTGAATGTCTGCTTGTCCTGGATTGACTACGTATGCGCTGTGGGTGAGCGTTTCCAGCAGGAATATAGACCCCTCTGTGAGGTTGTCAAAGGGATATATTCTTTTTCCGCTTTAGGTGAACATCTGGAAGTGCTGGGGCGAGTATACTGTCACTGCTTATGACTCAGCCAGCTCGATTGGTCCTAGTTTCGTGCATAAATCTCTCACCACAACTGGCTCACCATCTTAATACCCAAAAAAATACCTTCCTCAAGAGTTATAGAAGTACAATCCTAAAGCTGGCCTTCCTCTGCTACTTAATAAGCATAACTTTATCCGTATCGGAAAAAATGGCTTATTTACTACACATCCATGCTGCTGGCAAGATCTTTTGAGAGGAAGTGACCGATGCGCCTGACAAAAGGTGGAAAGCTAAGCGAGTTCGGAGGCAAATAGTAATGGACGTTTGCCATTTCTCTGGAAGAAACAAGGACAGTATTATTGAAGACAAAGGGGCCTTCTCCAAAGGAAAACTGAAACTTACTTAAGTGTTCATCCTCTTTGTATGTGTTTATGACCACAATTTTGAGTTTATTGAAGATCTTGACGCGTTCTGGGTCTGTAAATATCTCTCTTTTGAGACGAGCCAGCATGCGGTAGGGTGGGTCATGCATGACACGCATGAAGGGGTGTGTGAGGTCAACCAGCACTAGGGACCGAATCTTTTCGACGATGTTGGTGAAGAGGAGGTTGATAGAGCGGCGGGTGAAGTAGGTAAGGGTGAGTAATGCTCCTTCCTCATGAGTGAAGATGCTTACCTCGTACTCACCCTCGATGGTCAAGTACTTAATAATCTCTCCAATCTCAAAGGCGTATTTATTAATATTCTATTAGCTGCTGAGGACGAGGGGACGCACCCTTTTCAATATGAAGACTTCGGGGACGCTGCACTGGTCTACTCCATTTCCATCTCGCGTAGCAACTTCATGTAGATGGTGACGAAGTCGAAAGCGGAGGCGCAGATGACCAGGAGCGCTCTTTCCGGCATTTTGGGTTTGCAGTGGGCGGGCTTGTTCCTGGAGAACCGCAGGAGGGAAATAGTAAAATGATGAAATCTTATTGACGATCAATTTACCTATCGTTGAGGTGCATGATCTTATCCATGTAAATAACGCGTTATCCTCCTTAGAATTTGCTACGCTGCAGGTAGTCGATTTATTGCAGCCGGGAGTCTGCGTGCACCGACATCAGCAGGTAGAATAGCAAAGTCGAGTAGATCGTTATGACAACGAGTAAAAATATGAGGAATTGCTTCACCTTCCTCATTATTAAATCATATAATCCATCCCACACATCATTTTAACACGCAGTATATACCTTAACAATACCAGCATCATATAACATACCAGAGTATAGAATTTGCATCGGTTATATATGGTGGGTATGGTTGTAAAAGAAAGATGTATAGATGATATGTATGAAGATTAAATTGAATGTAATCATTCATGATCATTAGAAGATGGATTgacatcttcttcttgttggcTCCCATAGATAGGCTCCGGAGCACAGGCATTGGTATGAGTTGTAGGTCTTAATGAGTGCGCTGTACTGCTTTGTGATCACTGAGGTGTCCTTTGCTGCTTGGAACTTCCCAGCTGTTTGAGCAACAGGGCCAGTGATGATGTCTGCGTATGGAATAATGGTGCAGTTCAGGCAGTTGGTGATGTTGGCAGCAACACAAGCGTTTTTAGGAGTTAGCAAGCACAGGTTGGTATATGGGTCAAAGTAGTATCCTGTTTTACAGGGGCAACTAAGTTCGGTTCCACTTTTCTTTGATAGGCCGTTAGCTAGATCTGTGCATTTGATGCACTTCAATCTGAGATTGTCCCAGAAGAAAGGATTTGCACACTTGCAGTTATATGCATCGACTGGAGGATTGACGATGTTAGGATCAGTGGTATTGCTACAGACATAGCAACTGCCGTCGGGTGTGATGATTGATGAAGAATCTGCACATACACACATCTTCTTCAAGGAATCCCAAGTCAACTTTCCCAAACAGGTGCATTGAGTACTATCCTTGGAGCTTACTCCTGAAGCACCGATAAGCGCGTTACAGTTGATACAAGTTTGAGCAGCTGTGGTGACGGGGCCGAGAACAGTGGATGAATTACATCCGCAGGTAAGGGAAGTGGCAAGCCATGTAAAAGTGTTCTTGCAGACACAGGAAACTCCTTGCACTCCAACTCCGGTAGAATATGTGATGTTGGCGCAACTTGTGCAGCCTTTTCCATTGGCAAATGTATTGGATTTGCATACACAAGTTTGAGTGGTGTTATCCCAGACCAAGTTAAGGGTGGCATTGCAGCTGCAAGTGATAGTATTGGTCCTCAGCAGGCCATTGATTGTAGTAGATGAACAGTCGACACAGGTCTGTTTACGAATGATGGAGTTGTTGGCGCTGCAGATACAAGAAAGAGTCTTTACATCGAAAGTGTAATTAGCAATACAAACGCAATTGCTGTCATTAGAAACAATTGTTTTGGCATACCTGGTGCAGGACATGCAAGTATTGTTAGTGAAGATAGTGTTTGCACCGCAAATGCACTTGCGCAGTGAATCAGACCAGATAAAGGAAGGATCTCTACAACTACATTGGTTTAAGCCAGCAGCTACACCTTTTCCGGAGAAATTGAAAGTAGTCACGTTACAATTAAAGCAAGTCCTATTGAGTACGATGAACTGTGGCCCTGGACAAGCGCAGGTGCTGTTGATCCAGATGAAGGAAGTGATGCAGGCGCACTGAGTGCCGTTGCTGGTGACAAGGCCAGTCATGTAAGTAGAGTTACAGCTGGTGCACACACCTGCCGCGTATGATGAATTATCAAGGGGCAGCCGCAGTCCATGATAGAAGCCTTGAAGATCTTACCGGCAGAGCACTTGCATGCGCTGCTGTTAAGGCATTTCACGCAGGATTTGTTTTGATAGACGTATGTGTTGTTGGGGCAGTCGCACTTTTTGGTAGTCATATTGTAGACGAAAGGTgacaaacacacacatccagTTGATTTGGCCACCACTTTTCCTGTGCTCAATGGAAGCCCTGTGCATCCGTAGCAGGTTTTATTTATGATGAAGGATTGAGGATCAGGACAAATGCAAGCTTTAATACTGGCTACAAACGTGTATGAAGGATTGCACTGGCACACAGTCGTCGAGTTCGCCAGGCCAGTTCCATTGGCGATGCCAGTGCAGTCAAAGCAAGTTAGGTTAAGGACGATGAACTTTGGACCTGGGCAAGCACATGTATTATTGATCCAAACGAAAGAGTTCAAGCAAACACACTGGGTGCCATTTTTGGAGACGGCGCCAGTCATATAAGTGGAGTTACAACTGGTGCACACGCCTTTGGCGTAGGACGAATTGTCGAAGGGACAGCCACAGCCCATGGTTGAAGCCTTGAAGATCTGGCCGGCAGAACAGTTGCAAGTGCTGCTGTTGATACACTTCACACAAGATTTGTTCTAGTAAACAAAGGTATTGTTGGGGCATTCGCATTTTTTTGTAGTGATATTGTAAACGAAGGGCGACAGACATTCGCAGGCCTTCGAAGTGTTTGCCACTTTTCCTGTGCTCAGTGGGAGACCTGTGCATCCGAAGCAGGTGTTATTAACTATGTATGACTGAGGATCAGGACAAACGCATGTATTATTAGTTacattgaatgtgaaagaagGTTTGCACTGGCAAGCTGTAGTACTATTGGCTAAGCCAGTTCCATTCGTAACTCCGGTACACTTGAAGCATAAGttttttacatctataatatACTCAGGACCAGGACAAACGCATCTAAAAAGGGTATCAGACCATATGAAGCTGGGCATGCATGCGCATGTTCCTGCTTTACTTCCGGTTGAATTGAGTGCATAGCTGATCGTGATGCAGGCAGTACAATTAATTTTGCCTATTTAAATATAGCCAACATCGCAGTAGCAGGCCTTTGAGGTCTAGTTGTAAAGGTAGGTTGGTCGGCAAACAGATACTGGTGTGTTATCTGTTGAAAAGACTCTGACAGTTGCACCAGCATCTAATACATTGTAGCCAAAGCCTAATTGTTTTGCTTTGATAGCAGATAGTAGTCTATTGGTATGCTTGTTGAGCTAGTTACTATCTTTAGCTGCATCACTTGGTGGAGTGACAAAAAAGGCATTATTTGGGTCTGTACTGTTGGTATTGACGCTTACGGGTTTGTTGATTGAGCTAGGATAGACCACGATTGAGCAGATGACTGAGCCAGGATTAATACCTACCAGCTTGATTTGGGATGGATCGATATTAAGGAAGGCCATGATGTTGGTGATGACGCTGGTTTGGCCATTATTTGTATAGAAAGTTGACATATCGGTCTGGAAGCGTACGGTGAGCTGGACATAACTGGAGAGAGTAAGGCGCACTTGGCAGTTGTTGATACCGTTGACCACGAAATGGATCACATTTTTCTCGAACTAGTAGAAGTTAGCTCCGCATATGTTGGTGACTGTCCTCAAGTCCTTATAAGTGCCATTGATTTGCTGGTAGCCAGGCACTATCAAGTTGGTCTTAGTGGTGTTTGTCACTCTTACGATGACTACGTTGGGGACTGGGAAATAAATACGGATAATCACCCAATCTTTGGGGTTTCCTGTAGGAAGCTGCCTCTTTTGGATTTGGTAGACAGCATCAGAAGGTGGCTGAGATGAGTAAGTCATGTTATAGTATTGACCCAATTTAAGAACTGACCAGAAACGAGCCAAACGAGTATTAGCAGGATCACCAGGAGCGATCCAGTTCCACTCCTTCCATCCATTTGTGGTTGAGTTCCATTGACCGCCATCGTAGTTGAGATAGACAGGCCAAACCATACGCTTATTGTAGTCAGCTGCAATAGACTGATATTCCAGCAAGGCAAGTTCTTCGAATTTGCACCAGTAGCCATTCCAAGCGTTCACTCTTTGGCAAGCTGTCTCGTTTCCACCGATTGGCTGGTTATTAGCAAGCAGCTGAGTTGGTTGAAGAGTGTTATTGTTGAGTGGCTGTGTAAAGTAACCATCGTGATCGTGGATGAAGTAGTTAATCGAACCTGTGCAAGGCAGTTCTCCACAGCCACCAGCCCATCCACTCCAAGAGGGATTAGCAGGGAGAAATAAACCAAAGCATTAAGATCACAATTGACACAAGTGGTAGTGTAAAGGTTGTGGACAGCAGTGGCATCAGATGCTCCATCGTGCTTTCTGAAGACGTTCATGTTTGTACAGTAAGGCACAGCTGCGTTAGAACCGTAGATATAGTTTTAGAAGGTCACATTAGTGAGGAAAGCCTTAGCATCAAATGCCTCTTGGGTGCAGATAACATCAAAGTCACTGATGTTTTTGTTGAAGGGCATATACTCACCTGATATGGTGGCTGTGAACATACGGATGGCATAGCCATTGTTGCAGTAGCTGAGCTTCTTGGAGGAGTAGCAAGAGGGGCAGTTGGGTCTGGAAAAGCCCATAAAGTAAGAATTGCTCAGTTTCATTGTGTTGTCATCGATTTCGTGGGCGTATCTTAGGGTGAAGCCTCGCTGGTTGTCTGCGAAGAACATGTTTGTATACTGCACCTCATTATGCACGCCTGGAGGATTGGCAATCAAACCGATGTAGCTGGCATATCCTGAAAATCCAGCTGCTGCAATGCATTTGCTGCCGGGAAAAACGTTAATCACAAAAGCAGCGAAGCAGGAACCTGCAGTGTTGCCAGCAAAGGGATAAGCTGTAAGCTTTGCGCATGGAGTGAAGGGGAAGACAAAGCCGTTATCTTGTGAGCCTTGAATTAAGTTGCTGGTGACTGTAACGTTGTCAGTGTCCGAGTTGACGGCGCCGAATTGCGAGTAAGCAGCATTGTTTGGAGCAAGTCCAGTTCCTGCATTTTGTTGAACAACAAGTTTATCGTACTTCAAGCCGAGAAGAGCGTTGTTGATGAAGGCATAATGTCTAACCTTAATAACGTAGACAGTGTATCTGATAGCGCTATGCAGGACGTTATTGAAGAATGTCACATTTGCGGAGTTTTCGATGTAGGTGCAATATCCATTACAGTTTCTGATTGTGGAGTTTGCAATAACTGTCGCCTTGGTCGTGCTCACCAAAGAGCCTAATTTTTCAATTCTTAATCCGGCGTTGCTGGAGCCATACTGACCGCATCCGTCGAGCTCGACACCGTTAAAGAAGGCATATCCGTTGACTGGGATGGGTGGCTTTTTGGGGTCTGAGAATTGCATGAGGTAGGAGTAGATTTAAACTCGGCATCCCCAATTATTGGCATCGCTTCCTCTAGTAATCTTGATGTTTCTAGTGAGGAGACCAACAGCCGCACGCATATCAATAGTTCCGTTCTTGCCGTTAGTCAGTGGACTAACATCTCCATAGTGTTCGTAGGCAAGAGTGCCGTTGAGGGTGATGGTTTTGCCAATGATTGAGTTGATTTTGAAGACTTAGTCTTCAGTTTGCCCAGAGTATGTTGCTCCAATTACGATTTCATCACCTACTTTCCAGTCAGTCAAGCTATCGACAGTGATTGTGCTTGTGTTAGCAGGGGCAATAGAAGTAAGGCGCGTCCAAGTAACGCTGGGAGGGTTTCCATAGAATTCAAGGCCACCAGTAACAGCAAGCATCTTATTTCCACTGGCGTTGGGATCAAGGACAAGGAAGTTATCGTCTTTGTTTCCGTTCAGGATGATTTTAGCTTGGTTGGTGTAAGGCTGTGTGGAAGTACCTATGAAAATACCCCCTTGCTGCACCCAAATGTAGTTGGCCTACAGTGTAAGGTCTTTCATGTCGAAGTAGAGAAGACCGTTAACAAGCAAGTAGTTGAGGGCAGGAGGACTTACATCCATGATGATATTCCAAGCATAAGGAATGGTGACGTTCTGACCAGCTTTGGGAAGAGTGGCATTCGGCCATTGAGTTACATTCGACCACTTTCTTGTGAACGTCTCACGATCGCCAAGAGGATCAGCTTGAGGGCAGAAATTAGCACATCTCACGCCAGTGATGTCTACCCATTATCTAATGGTCTTGTTTTTACCACTGACACAAACGTAGAGATGCCTTGCAGTAGAATTATGGAAATAATCTCCATTCTGGCAGGTGGCGGGATCGATAACTGAAGTGGAGGGGGCAATGAGTGGACTTTGCAATTTTTTAGAGTAATATTTACCGACGTTATAGAACTCACGCTGGTCTGTATAGTTAAACTTGATGACTATGGCCTAATTGTTCAGCCAGTACTGGCTGGGGCCaagagaaagatggaggaaaTCAATACCCAGCTGGAAGTGTGTATGATAAGAGTAGCCGACTGCATAGGGATAAGCCCAAGAGTAAGGAACATCATGACTCTTTTTGATGACTATCATCGGCTGGATTTCGTAGGTAATAGGAATATCGGAGTCATTGAGGTTGTTGAGGCGGAAAGTACGGGCAGTTTGACCGACAAAGTCATTGAAAGGGGCGGCATTTGTGTAGAGAATTGAGCGGATGGTGATAGAAGGACCGCAGTATGAGGAGTTGTCCCATTTCGCAACTACATTGTAACATTTTCCAGGAATGTTAAGATGGTCGAAATAA belongs to Nymphaea colorata isolate Beijing-Zhang1983 unplaced genomic scaffold, ASM883128v2 scaffold0728, whole genome shotgun sequence and includes:
- the LOC116245538 gene encoding uncharacterized protein LOC116245538 yields the protein MTGLVTSNGTQCACITSFIWINSTCACPGPQFIVLNRTCFNCNVTTFNFSGKGVAAGLNQCSCRDPSFIWSDSLRKCICGANTIFTNNTCMSCTRYAKTIVSNDSNCVCIANYTFDVKTLSCICSANNSIIRKQTCVDCSSTTINGLLRTNTITCSCNATLNLVWDNTTQTCVCKSNTFANGKGCTSCANITYSTGVGVQGVSCVCKNTFTWLATSLTCGCNSSTVLGPVTTAAQTCINCNALIGASGVSSKDSTQCTCLGKLTWDSLKKMCVCADSSSIITPDGSCYVCSNTTDPNIVNPPVDAYNCKCANPFFWDNLRLKCIKCTDLANGLSKKSGTELSCPCKTGYYFDPYTNLCLLTPKNACVAANITNCLNCTIIPYADIITGPVAQTAGKFQAAKDTSVITKQYSALIKTYNSYQCLCSGAYLWEPTRRRCQSIF